One window of the Thermasporomyces composti genome contains the following:
- a CDS encoding ROK family protein, with amino-acid sequence MESSADGCLVGVDLGGTKTVAAVVAPNGTVDAHAVAPTPANDGPDAILATVIDLVRRVTSGRSLAAVGVGSAGVVDANRGTIVSSTDALRDWAGTPVADRLTTALRAPVVVDNDVNAFAYGELVAGAAAGHADVVAVTVGTGVGAGLVLAGELRHGAHHTAGEIGHLPALGADDLPCPCGATGHVEAIASGVAMERRYADATGDALRLPAIATRARQGDSVAARVIADGARALGASLAGVVNLLDPEVVVLGGGVPAIGDSYLAVVREAFRAHLLPGVANVPILPAALGEHAVAVGAAALARLRLGS; translated from the coding sequence ATGGAATCGTCGGCCGACGGGTGCCTGGTGGGTGTCGACCTAGGCGGAACCAAGACCGTCGCCGCAGTCGTCGCGCCGAACGGCACGGTCGACGCCCACGCCGTCGCGCCGACCCCGGCGAACGACGGGCCGGACGCGATCCTCGCCACGGTGATCGACCTGGTCCGCCGGGTGACATCTGGACGATCCCTCGCCGCCGTCGGCGTGGGAAGCGCGGGGGTCGTCGACGCGAACCGAGGAACCATCGTCTCCTCCACCGACGCTCTCCGCGACTGGGCCGGCACGCCCGTCGCGGATCGCTTGACGACGGCGCTGCGCGCCCCCGTGGTCGTCGACAACGACGTCAACGCTTTCGCCTACGGCGAGCTCGTGGCTGGAGCGGCCGCTGGTCACGCGGACGTGGTCGCGGTCACGGTCGGCACCGGTGTGGGCGCGGGCCTCGTCCTGGCAGGCGAGCTGCGCCACGGTGCCCACCACACCGCGGGTGAGATCGGCCATCTGCCAGCGTTGGGAGCCGACGACCTGCCGTGTCCATGTGGGGCGACAGGTCACGTGGAGGCGATCGCCTCAGGCGTGGCGATGGAGCGCCGCTATGCCGACGCGACCGGTGACGCACTTCGGCTGCCCGCCATCGCCACGCGAGCCCGCCAGGGCGACTCCGTGGCGGCGCGCGTCATCGCCGACGGCGCGAGGGCGTTGGGCGCCAGCCTGGCCGGCGTGGTGAACCTGCTCGACCCGGAGGTCGTCGTGCTCGGTGGCGGCGTACCCGCCATCGGTGACAGCTACCTCGCCGTCGTGCGTGAGGCGTTCCGCGCGCACCTGTTACCGGGTGTGGCGAACGTCCCGATCCTTCCGGCCGCACTCGGAGAGCACGCCGTCGCGGTCGGCGCGGCCGCGCTAGCCCGGCTCCGCCTCGGCAGCTAG
- a CDS encoding ABC transporter substrate-binding protein yields MAVRLSAAIAAGALTLAACGGGGEGSAEGDKTTITFSYLWTGKEGEAIERLIQEFNASQDEIVVKGVSNPDTQAQLAAMSSAKGTFDISDNFGSTVGSWADKGIIEPLDSFIEKDGYDLSDFVPQAMEQMRYDGKIYALPIAMHSIQLLYNKDLLAEAGITEPPTTTDEWAEAIKATTVVDDGKIVQIGWANPDLTTLAFAFGGRWYDESGEPTPTEPGNVEAAQFYVDTVAKPYGAENVQRFTSGFGEYASPQNPFFQGKVAMVTDGEWMSAFIKQYAPDLNWGVAPIPHPPGRDDLAGTTQLSTSTLFIPRNSQNKEAAWEFMKFMLSKEPMLEFTHTLANLPTRTSLLDSDRYDDLPNFDAWLQAAKSENAKVLASLPTTAEYVADLETAFDSITRLKATPEQALAEVARQAKNYG; encoded by the coding sequence ATGGCCGTTCGGCTCTCAGCGGCGATAGCGGCGGGAGCGCTCACCCTCGCGGCATGCGGCGGTGGTGGTGAGGGCTCCGCCGAAGGCGACAAGACCACGATCACCTTCTCCTACCTGTGGACGGGCAAGGAGGGGGAGGCGATCGAGCGCCTGATCCAGGAGTTCAACGCCAGTCAGGACGAGATCGTCGTCAAGGGCGTCTCCAACCCCGACACCCAGGCGCAGCTGGCCGCGATGTCGAGCGCGAAGGGCACGTTCGACATCTCCGACAACTTCGGCAGCACGGTGGGGTCCTGGGCCGACAAGGGGATCATCGAGCCCCTCGACTCCTTCATCGAGAAGGACGGCTACGACCTGTCCGACTTCGTGCCGCAGGCGATGGAGCAGATGCGGTACGACGGCAAGATCTACGCCTTGCCCATCGCGATGCACAGCATCCAGCTGCTCTACAACAAGGACCTGCTCGCCGAGGCCGGGATCACCGAGCCACCCACCACGACGGACGAGTGGGCCGAGGCCATCAAGGCCACCACCGTCGTCGACGACGGCAAGATCGTCCAGATCGGCTGGGCGAACCCCGACCTCACCACCCTCGCCTTCGCCTTCGGCGGGCGCTGGTACGACGAGTCCGGCGAGCCCACCCCGACCGAGCCCGGCAACGTCGAGGCGGCCCAGTTCTACGTCGACACCGTGGCCAAACCCTACGGCGCGGAGAACGTGCAGCGGTTCACCTCCGGGTTCGGGGAATACGCCTCGCCGCAAAACCCCTTCTTTCAGGGCAAGGTCGCCATGGTGACCGACGGCGAGTGGATGTCGGCGTTCATCAAGCAGTACGCGCCCGACCTGAACTGGGGAGTCGCCCCGATCCCCCACCCGCCGGGACGGGACGACCTCGCCGGGACGACCCAGCTCAGCACCAGCACGCTGTTCATCCCGCGCAACTCCCAGAACAAGGAAGCCGCGTGGGAGTTCATGAAGTTCATGCTCAGCAAGGAGCCGATGCTGGAGTTCACCCACACGCTGGCCAACCTTCCGACCAGGACGTCGCTCCTCGACAGCGACCGCTACGACGACCTCCCGAACTTCGACGCCTGGCTGCAGGCGGCGAAGAGTGAGAACGCGAAAGTCCTGGCCAGCCTGCCGACCACCGCCGAGTACGTCGCGGACCTCGAGACGGCGTTCGACTCGATCACCCGGTTGAAGGCGACGCCGGAGCAGGCGCTCGCGGAGGTCGCGCGACAAGCGAAGAACTACGGCTGA
- a CDS encoding carbohydrate ABC transporter permease, whose translation MAESTSLRRATATARRGAAARRARRRTLLGLAFASPWIVGALVFTLGPIAASAYYSFTDFNIFQPPTWVGLENYTALFGDDRFRTALWNTAYLTVLGVPLGLLLGLLTAMALNFPVRGQPIYRAVLYLPAIVPVVTATYVWRWLLNAQYGMINRLLELLHLPQPDWIGDPAWTKPAVLLISFWGIGTTTIIYLAALKEVPAHLYEAAEVDGANAWQRFRHVTWPLITPVTLFQLIVGIINSLQVFTQPYLLAQQRLNQASGGPENSLLTYSLYLFQNAFVHLKMGYAAAMAWILFLITVVLTALVLATSKRWVHYGSR comes from the coding sequence ATGGCTGAGTCGACATCCCTCCGGCGCGCGACGGCCACGGCTCGTCGCGGGGCCGCCGCGCGCCGGGCTCGCCGCCGGACCCTGCTGGGGCTCGCGTTCGCGAGCCCGTGGATCGTCGGAGCGTTGGTGTTCACGCTCGGACCGATCGCCGCGTCGGCGTACTACAGCTTCACCGACTTCAACATCTTCCAGCCACCCACGTGGGTGGGGCTGGAGAACTACACGGCCTTGTTCGGCGACGACCGGTTCCGCACAGCTTTGTGGAACACCGCCTACCTCACGGTCCTCGGCGTGCCGCTCGGCCTCCTCCTCGGGCTGCTCACCGCGATGGCGCTGAACTTTCCGGTCCGCGGTCAGCCCATCTACCGCGCGGTGCTCTACCTTCCGGCGATCGTCCCGGTCGTCACCGCGACGTACGTGTGGCGGTGGTTGTTGAACGCCCAGTACGGCATGATCAACCGCCTCCTGGAGCTGCTCCACCTGCCACAGCCGGACTGGATCGGGGACCCGGCCTGGACGAAGCCGGCTGTCCTGCTCATCTCGTTCTGGGGGATCGGGACGACGACCATCATCTACCTCGCCGCCTTGAAGGAGGTGCCGGCTCACCTGTACGAGGCGGCGGAGGTCGACGGCGCGAACGCCTGGCAGCGGTTCCGGCACGTCACCTGGCCGCTCATCACGCCGGTCACGTTGTTCCAGCTGATCGTGGGCATCATCAACAGCCTGCAGGTCTTCACCCAGCCCTACCTGCTCGCGCAGCAACGTCTCAACCAGGCCTCGGGCGGTCCGGAGAACTCTCTGCTCACCTACAGCCTCTACCTGTTCCAGAACGCCTTCGTCCACCTGAAGATGGGCTACGCCGCGGCGATGGCCTGGATCTTGTTCCTCATCACCGTCGTCCTCACCGCGCTGGTGCTGGCCACGTCCAAGCGCTGGGTTCACTACGGATCGAGGTGA
- a CDS encoding N-acetylmannosamine-6-phosphate 2-epimerase has translation MAVRVGDEVLNRLHGGLVVSCQADPGHPLAAPDRIAALARCAEAGGAVAVRIEGTANVRAVAAATSLPIIGIAKVRQGTGRPFITPTYEHCEALVAAGAHLVAVEATPDYRPDPQDFAMICERVHTELGVPVMADVSTTAEGVLAWEAGADLVGTTLSGYTSTSRPRTTPDIEMVRELSARGIRAVLEGFVSHPDEVAEAFAAGAWAVVVGKAITAPEFLTERFAAVAPATSGRDVATLADAGFSSTDRGLASPDGFPGRGLAPAD, from the coding sequence ATGGCGGTGCGTGTCGGTGACGAGGTGCTCAACCGCCTCCACGGCGGCCTGGTCGTGTCCTGTCAGGCCGACCCGGGGCATCCACTCGCCGCACCAGACCGCATCGCCGCGCTCGCCCGCTGCGCGGAGGCGGGTGGTGCGGTCGCGGTGCGCATCGAGGGCACCGCGAACGTGCGAGCCGTCGCGGCCGCCACGTCACTGCCGATCATCGGAATCGCCAAGGTGCGCCAAGGGACGGGTCGGCCCTTCATCACGCCCACCTACGAGCACTGTGAGGCCCTCGTCGCCGCCGGCGCGCACCTCGTCGCCGTGGAGGCGACGCCCGACTACCGCCCCGACCCTCAGGACTTCGCCATGATCTGCGAACGCGTCCACACCGAGCTCGGCGTTCCGGTCATGGCCGACGTCTCCACGACCGCGGAGGGCGTCCTTGCCTGGGAGGCCGGTGCCGACCTCGTGGGCACCACGCTGTCGGGCTACACCTCCACCTCCCGTCCTCGCACCACACCCGACATCGAGATGGTCCGGGAGCTTTCGGCCCGCGGCATTCGGGCGGTCCTCGAAGGCTTCGTCAGCCATCCCGACGAGGTGGCGGAGGCCTTCGCCGCGGGTGCCTGGGCGGTGGTCGTCGGCAAGGCCATCACGGCCCCAGAGTTCCTGACGGAGCGATTCGCAGCGGTCGCCCCCGCGACGAGCGGACGAGACGTCGCCACGCTCGCGGATGCTGGCTTCTCCTCGACTGACCGAGGGCTCGCGTCCCCGGACGGGTTCCCTGGCCGAGGGCTCGCGCCAGCGGATTGA
- a CDS encoding DUF4127 family protein, translating into MRIGLLPLDERPVNLTLPGMVAAIAGARVVTPPRELLPRMRAAGDADGLARWLTEQAHDVDALVLSLDMLGYGGLIASRTSSDSLTDVVRRLATVGEVRAARPQLPISAVTTVMRASRSYSAAEEPAYWSEYGVELHRLGGALHQQFLGEPHDRSALEAAVPADVRRDFLARRLRNHAADLYALSLASTGVVSPLLVTADDTAPRSAGSLEQLWLDHWADALGLGEHVQSFPGADEVCSVLVARTLVGTLDRPPRIAVRVPEPGGEERVAPYENVPVGVTVRRQLRASGADVLDEADTADDTADAVLVLHAPDPHRGDWCGRRPTPAPETVEATVAAVMRELERGRVVGLADVRYTNGGDDTLVEALARAGVLGALAAYGGWNTAGNTIGSVAAALVSRIVATKRDTHDEFAEQRLLLHRLLEDVAYQAVVRTELAAHDVYRAHVSMPFDDPAVAETYRREVDRRLSDHLRALPGGAQWRLTGVRLPWGRTFEVDFSLER; encoded by the coding sequence GTGCGAATCGGCCTGCTCCCCCTCGACGAACGTCCCGTCAACCTGACCCTGCCGGGAATGGTCGCCGCCATCGCGGGCGCCCGGGTCGTCACCCCACCCCGTGAGCTCCTGCCGAGGATGCGAGCGGCCGGGGACGCCGACGGGCTGGCCCGCTGGCTGACCGAGCAAGCGCACGACGTCGACGCGTTGGTGCTCTCCCTCGACATGCTCGGCTACGGCGGCCTCATCGCCTCGCGAACGTCGTCCGATTCGCTCACCGACGTCGTGCGACGTCTCGCCACGGTCGGCGAGGTGCGCGCCGCTCGGCCCCAGCTGCCCATCAGCGCGGTGACGACGGTCATGCGGGCGTCCCGCTCCTACAGCGCGGCCGAAGAGCCCGCGTATTGGAGCGAGTACGGCGTCGAGCTGCACCGTCTGGGCGGCGCTCTGCATCAGCAGTTCCTCGGCGAACCGCACGACCGTTCGGCCCTCGAGGCGGCAGTGCCCGCGGACGTGCGACGGGACTTCCTCGCCCGGCGACTCCGCAACCACGCGGCAGACCTTTACGCGCTGAGCTTGGCCAGCACGGGCGTGGTGTCGCCTCTCCTGGTCACAGCCGACGACACGGCGCCGCGCTCGGCCGGGTCCCTGGAGCAGCTCTGGCTGGACCACTGGGCCGACGCGCTGGGGCTGGGCGAGCACGTCCAGTCCTTCCCAGGCGCGGACGAGGTGTGCTCGGTCCTGGTGGCGCGCACGCTCGTCGGCACGCTCGACCGGCCCCCTCGCATCGCAGTGCGAGTGCCGGAGCCAGGAGGCGAGGAACGGGTCGCGCCGTACGAGAACGTCCCGGTCGGCGTCACGGTGCGCCGCCAACTTCGAGCTTCCGGAGCCGACGTCCTCGACGAAGCGGACACCGCGGACGACACGGCCGACGCCGTCCTCGTCCTCCACGCGCCCGACCCACACCGCGGCGACTGGTGTGGCCGACGTCCCACACCCGCGCCTGAGACGGTCGAGGCGACGGTCGCTGCTGTCATGCGGGAGCTCGAGCGGGGTCGCGTGGTCGGGCTGGCCGACGTTCGCTACACCAACGGCGGCGACGACACGCTCGTGGAGGCGCTCGCGCGCGCCGGCGTCCTCGGCGCGCTTGCCGCCTACGGCGGCTGGAACACCGCCGGCAACACCATCGGCTCGGTCGCGGCGGCGCTCGTGAGTCGGATCGTCGCCACGAAACGGGACACCCACGACGAGTTCGCCGAACAGCGGCTCTTGCTGCACCGGCTGCTCGAGGACGTCGCCTACCAGGCGGTCGTACGCACCGAGTTGGCCGCCCACGACGTCTATCGGGCGCACGTGTCCATGCCGTTCGACGATCCCGCCGTAGCGGAGACCTACCGCCGTGAGGTCGACCGCCGCCTCAGCGACCACCTGCGCGCGCTCCCCGGCGGTGCTCAGTGGCGGCTCACCGGCGTCCGGCTGCCGTGGGGACGTACGTTCGAGGTCGACTTCAGCCTGGAGCGTTGA